A genome region from Mammaliicoccus sp. Marseille-Q6498 includes the following:
- a CDS encoding DUF4440 domain-containing protein: protein MKQQFYELECFHLKAENRHDKEKIMNLLHDDFKEIGKSGRIFNKSDFTNAELHTFNFEIDEFKADKIQKGIVLVTYRLNNKTDNIVTNRSTLWIRNNSEWKMRFHQGTIAT, encoded by the coding sequence ATGAAGCAACAGTTTTATGAATTAGAATGTTTTCATCTAAAAGCAGAAAATCGTCATGATAAAGAAAAAATAATGAATCTATTACATGATGATTTTAAAGAAATCGGTAAATCTGGACGAATATTTAACAAAAGTGATTTTACAAATGCGGAACTGCATACATTTAATTTTGAAATTGATGAATTTAAAGCTGATAAAATTCAAAAAGGTATTGTACTTGTCACATATAGGTTGAATAATAAAACAGATAACATCGTGACGAATAGAAGTACGTTATGGATTAGAAATAATTCTGAATGGAAGATGCGCTTTCATCAAGGAACAATCGCTACATAA
- a CDS encoding LacI family DNA-binding transcriptional regulator, with the protein MTNIKEVAKQAGVSPSTVSRVINNHPYVNIEKKNKVLQVIEKLNYIPNINAIHLKKGITNLIGVVIPFSNHPYFSQLIQGISEEAIKINKKIVLFQTSYDKDQEIDALEMLKLKQLDALIICSRNISIEIIEPYLKYGPISLFENIDDSTFHTSYIDHYASFKKSLYHLYEQGHRQIGCVVNRKNSSSSIQRISAYKDFCIEKNIDLNDKNIFDGYVLLEDGNKLSQVINKLDKPPTALLISGDYIAAGFYLSLTETQRQQISIIGFEDQEISKLLNITTVKVPLKEIGKSLFKQLDNKQVTNYLFNTQLIIRNSVHKISN; encoded by the coding sequence ATGACAAATATAAAAGAAGTAGCAAAACAAGCTGGTGTTTCACCTTCAACCGTATCAAGAGTAATTAATAACCACCCTTACGTAAATATAGAAAAGAAAAATAAAGTACTCCAAGTGATTGAAAAACTAAATTACATACCTAATATAAATGCCATTCACTTAAAAAAAGGCATAACTAATCTAATAGGTGTCGTTATCCCCTTCTCTAATCATCCATATTTTTCTCAATTGATTCAAGGTATATCTGAAGAAGCTATTAAAATAAATAAAAAAATTGTATTATTCCAAACTTCCTATGATAAAGATCAAGAAATCGATGCATTAGAGATGCTTAAATTAAAACAACTAGATGCTTTAATTATCTGTTCGAGAAACATTTCTATAGAAATTATAGAACCCTATTTAAAATACGGTCCTATATCGTTATTTGAAAACATAGATGACTCAACATTTCATACATCTTATATAGATCATTATGCATCCTTTAAAAAATCATTATATCATTTATACGAACAAGGACATAGACAAATTGGATGTGTAGTTAATAGAAAAAACAGTTCTAGTTCAATCCAGAGAATTTCAGCATACAAAGATTTTTGCATTGAAAAAAATATTGACCTAAACGACAAAAATATTTTTGATGGATATGTATTATTAGAAGATGGTAATAAATTATCTCAAGTCATAAACAAATTAGATAAACCACCTACTGCATTACTAATCTCAGGTGATTATATTGCTGCAGGATTTTATTTAAGTTTAACAGAAACACAAAGACAACAAATTTCAATCATTGGATTTGAAGACCAAGAAATATCTAAATTACTTAACATTACAACTGTCAAAGTTCCATTAAAAGAAATCGGTAAAAGTTTATTCAAGCAATTAGACAATAAACAAGTTACGAACTACTTATTTAATACTCAATTAATAATTAGAAATTCAGTTCATAAAATTTCTAATTGA
- a CDS encoding PTS sugar transporter subunit IIC — translation MNKRFTVKEFFFNILNGVGIGVVIALIPNAILGVLFGYLASQHPIFELFNEVLILMQFTMSFIIGVVVANQFKMQATDAVMIGAAGFIGSGAVKIHNGTFVLASIGDVLNLIVVLIISCFLMLVLKGKFGSLDMLILPILISALSGFIGLLTLPYVSIVTKGIGQLIEQFSTFNPLLMCILIAVSYSLLMVTPISLVAIATAVGLEGLSSGAGNMGIVAACVTFLMGSWKVNDRGLNIVILVGAAKVMIPVYFKNPIIAVPLIINGLMNGLITYIVGIKGTPMSTGFGYTGFVGPANAIKYMEGSFLMNVIILIFAYFIIPFVFAYFIHRLCLKFLPKYNKEIFVFKENA, via the coding sequence ATGAACAAACGATTCACTGTAAAGGAATTTTTCTTTAATATTTTAAATGGAGTTGGAATTGGCGTTGTCATTGCTTTAATTCCGAATGCTATTCTTGGCGTATTATTTGGTTATTTAGCATCACAACATCCAATATTCGAATTGTTTAATGAAGTTTTAATTCTTATGCAATTTACTATGAGTTTTATTATAGGTGTTGTAGTGGCTAATCAATTTAAAATGCAGGCAACTGATGCAGTTATGATTGGCGCTGCTGGTTTTATAGGATCTGGTGCAGTAAAGATACATAATGGTACGTTTGTTTTAGCAAGTATTGGCGATGTTCTTAATTTAATCGTTGTACTTATCATTAGTTGTTTTTTAATGCTTGTTTTAAAAGGCAAGTTTGGTTCATTAGATATGTTAATACTCCCAATATTAATTTCTGCTTTAAGTGGTTTTATAGGTTTATTAACATTGCCTTATGTAAGTATCGTTACAAAAGGAATCGGCCAATTAATTGAACAGTTTTCTACTTTCAATCCATTATTGATGTGTATATTAATTGCTGTATCTTATTCATTATTGATGGTAACACCTATATCGTTAGTTGCAATTGCTACTGCGGTAGGACTTGAAGGTTTAAGTTCTGGAGCAGGTAATATGGGAATTGTAGCAGCTTGTGTAACATTTTTAATGGGTTCTTGGAAAGTTAACGACAGAGGGCTTAATATAGTCATATTAGTCGGTGCAGCGAAAGTAATGATTCCTGTATATTTCAAAAATCCTATTATTGCCGTTCCGTTAATTATAAATGGATTGATGAATGGACTTATCACTTATATCGTTGGAATAAAAGGCACACCAATGTCTACTGGATTTGGATATACAGGTTTTGTAGGACCTGCGAATGCAATTAAATATATGGAAGGGTCATTTTTAATGAATGTTATCATATTAATATTCGCATATTTCATTATTCCTTTCGTATTTGCATATTTTATTCATAGACTATGTCTAAAGTTTTTACCAAAATATAATAAAGAGATTTTCGTATTCAAAGAAAATGCATAA
- a CDS encoding YgzB family protein, which yields MEGIELKLFRKKPTSKINRIRSFALSLIFLGMIIMYVGVFFFYYFKSQIVFSIFLVLGMLALGFSFVVYFWIGMLSSRTIQIKCPNCDQYTKMLGRADICANCNQPLTLDKNLEGKAFNQDYNNKRKAKLLEEQESENTNEQNKKS from the coding sequence ATGGAGGGAATAGAATTGAAGCTATTTCGTAAAAAACCTACTAGTAAAATTAATAGAATAAGATCTTTTGCATTAAGTTTAATCTTCTTAGGGATGATTATAATGTATGTAGGTGTATTCTTCTTTTACTATTTCAAGTCCCAAATTGTCTTTAGTATCTTTTTAGTGTTGGGGATGTTAGCACTTGGTTTCTCATTTGTTGTTTATTTTTGGATAGGTATGCTCAGCTCTCGGACAATACAAATAAAATGTCCAAATTGCGATCAGTACACTAAGATGTTAGGTCGTGCTGATATTTGCGCTAATTGTAATCAGCCATTAACTTTAGATAAGAATTTAGAAGGTAAGGCATTTAATCAAGATTACAATAATAAACGTAAAGCTAAACTACTGGAAGAACAAGAATCAGAAAATACTAATGAACAAAATAAAAAAAGCTAA
- a CDS encoding DUF2798 domain-containing protein codes for MPTNKKESLQFGFMMCFGMVLVMTIYNLCLNGSITKISFIEGVYNFLIAFVIAFILDMFIVGPNAKKVALKITANTEVKIYKVLSISISMVLGMAFCMSIYGLLSNYIHNGYNSNSFIVDFLAIFGKNLIVALPLQIIVMGPLVRYIFLTFVKGNNVTAEQ; via the coding sequence TTGCCAACAAATAAAAAAGAGAGTTTACAGTTTGGCTTTATGATGTGTTTTGGTATGGTTCTTGTAATGACTATTTATAATTTATGTCTTAATGGATCAATAACAAAAATTAGTTTTATTGAAGGCGTATATAACTTTTTAATTGCCTTTGTGATTGCTTTTATTTTAGATATGTTTATTGTAGGACCTAATGCGAAAAAGGTTGCGTTAAAAATTACTGCAAACACAGAAGTAAAAATATATAAAGTATTATCAATTTCAATTAGTATGGTTTTAGGTATGGCGTTTTGTATGTCAATTTATGGATTGCTTTCAAATTATATTCATAATGGTTATAATTCTAATTCATTTATCGTTGATTTTCTTGCTATATTTGGTAAAAATCTGATTGTCGCTTTACCATTGCAAATAATTGTAATGGGTCCATTAGTACGTTATATCTTTTTAACATTTGTAAAAGGGAACAATGTCACTGCGGAACAATAA
- a CDS encoding peroxiredoxin, protein MSQIGDKFPEFKMINQNGDIVTNEDLKGSKAIIYFYPRDNTPTCTTEACDFRDNLESFNELNTKVYGISGDSQKKHSNFSSKHELNFDLLVDEEYKLSEEVGVYQLKKSFGKESMGIVRTTFVLDEEGIIVHKIEKVKVKTQIEELKNFLKE, encoded by the coding sequence ATGAGTCAAATTGGTGATAAATTTCCAGAATTTAAAATGATTAATCAAAATGGTGATATTGTTACAAATGAAGATTTAAAAGGTAGTAAAGCAATTATTTATTTTTACCCTAGAGATAATACACCTACATGTACGACAGAAGCATGTGATTTTAGAGATAATCTTGAAAGCTTCAATGAGTTAAATACAAAAGTTTATGGAATTAGTGGAGATAGTCAGAAGAAACATTCAAACTTTTCAAGTAAACATGAATTGAATTTTGATTTGTTAGTAGATGAAGAATATAAGTTGTCTGAAGAAGTTGGTGTTTATCAATTGAAAAAATCATTTGGTAAAGAATCAATGGGAATCGTTAGAACGACTTTCGTATTAGATGAAGAAGGCATTATTGTTCATAAAATCGAAAAAGTAAAAGTGAAGACTCAAATAGAAGAACTTAAAAACTTTTTAAAGGAATGA
- a CDS encoding phosphoglycerate dehydrogenase, which produces MKVVSLMRLKDQEERLINEFPNIEFIFYKHPAEADDDVLSEADVLVSYHREVNEHFLDKCKNLKLIAWYATGVNRLPHEYIKNRNIKLTNAKGVHAIQIAEFIFGYILNDVKLFQETYEAQKQRVFKNKLSPDSIFGKTILFLGTGSIPKRTARIAKAFNMNVIGINTTGHEVEGFDEVYSIEERRNVFKKADFIVNVLPETDKTVHLLQSEDFKVMDDNVHFINVGRGTVLSEDILIEALEQKEIRYASIDVFENEPLDQSSKLYDLDNITITPHITGNDIHNIERSTDILIRNLSKMISNQETKLDNEVNIDAGY; this is translated from the coding sequence ATGAAAGTTGTTAGTTTAATGAGATTAAAGGATCAAGAAGAAAGACTAATCAATGAGTTTCCTAATATTGAGTTTATTTTTTATAAACATCCAGCTGAAGCGGATGATGATGTGTTATCAGAAGCAGATGTGCTAGTTAGTTATCATAGAGAAGTTAACGAGCATTTCTTAGATAAATGTAAAAACTTAAAACTGATAGCTTGGTATGCAACTGGTGTTAATCGCCTACCGCATGAATATATTAAAAATAGAAATATTAAATTAACGAATGCAAAAGGCGTTCATGCTATTCAAATTGCAGAGTTTATATTTGGGTACATATTGAATGATGTAAAGTTGTTTCAAGAAACTTATGAAGCTCAAAAGCAAAGAGTGTTTAAGAATAAGTTGAGTCCAGATTCTATATTTGGCAAAACAATTCTATTTTTAGGTACGGGTAGTATTCCAAAAAGAACTGCACGTATAGCTAAAGCTTTTAATATGAATGTAATAGGTATCAATACAACTGGTCATGAAGTAGAAGGATTTGATGAAGTATATTCTATAGAAGAAAGACGAAACGTATTTAAAAAAGCAGACTTCATTGTAAATGTTCTACCTGAAACTGATAAGACTGTTCACTTGTTGCAAAGTGAAGACTTTAAAGTAATGGATGATAATGTACATTTTATAAATGTAGGTAGGGGAACTGTATTATCTGAAGATATACTAATAGAGGCGCTCGAACAAAAAGAAATTAGATATGCTTCTATAGATGTGTTCGAAAATGAACCATTAGATCAATCATCTAAACTGTATGATTTGGATAATATAACAATCACACCTCATATAACAGGAAACGATATTCATAATATAGAAAGAAGTACTGATATTCTCATTCGTAATCTTAGTAAAATGATAAGTAATCAGGAAACAAAGCTAGATAATGAAGTAAATATAGACGCTGGCTACTGA
- a CDS encoding FMN-binding glutamate synthase family protein, protein MTFLNVLQLIVNILFFVIVIGGIITAVSLFIIDKRQKHHSVLRNYPLLGRVRYFLEMIGPELRQYLILSDNTGKPFSRKQYLDIVMPGKYKNRIQSFGSKRNFEEPGFYIQNTMFPVDHDELEINQEEKMSTFVYNITNEGLFERKEKQSEQKVDPYKLTSNNKIVIGENLKHPFILNRLVGQSGMSYGALGKNAITALSKGLGRSGSWMNTGEGGLSQHHLVGKCDIIFQIGPGLYGVRDKEGNFDEQEFLEKAALDEVKAFELKLAQGAKTRGGHIEGPKVTEEIAEIRNVTPFETVNSPNRFEFLHNNKELLQFVERLRNLSNKPVGIKIVVGNIADLKSLINEMVTSNITPDFITVDGGEGGTGATYQELVDSVGLPLFTALPLLDAELKKHQIRNKLKIFASGKLITPDQIAIALGLGADLVNVARSLMINVGCIMSEQCHTNNCPVGVATTDPKKEEALVVSEKEYRVSNYIVSLHEGLFNLAAAVGVKSPNNIKEEHILYRSYNGDLINGSQYKNNLYKEKSI, encoded by the coding sequence ATGACTTTTTTAAATGTATTGCAATTAATTGTTAATATTTTGTTCTTTGTAATTGTTATTGGGGGGATCATTACAGCTGTTTCACTTTTTATTATCGATAAAAGACAAAAGCATCACAGTGTGTTACGAAACTATCCATTATTAGGTAGAGTGAGATATTTTTTAGAAATGATTGGACCCGAATTACGACAATACTTAATTTTAAGCGATAATACGGGCAAACCTTTTTCAAGAAAGCAGTATTTAGATATTGTTATGCCCGGCAAATATAAAAATAGAATTCAAAGTTTTGGTTCAAAACGCAATTTCGAAGAACCAGGATTTTATATACAAAATACAATGTTTCCAGTTGACCATGATGAATTAGAAATAAATCAAGAAGAAAAAATGTCTACTTTTGTTTATAACATCACGAACGAAGGACTTTTTGAAAGAAAAGAAAAGCAATCTGAACAAAAAGTAGATCCTTATAAACTTACAAGCAATAATAAAATTGTGATAGGAGAAAATTTAAAACATCCATTTATTCTTAATCGACTTGTTGGGCAGTCAGGTATGAGTTACGGTGCTTTAGGGAAAAATGCAATTACTGCGTTATCAAAAGGATTAGGACGAAGCGGTTCATGGATGAATACTGGTGAAGGTGGATTAAGTCAGCATCACTTAGTAGGTAAATGTGATATCATTTTCCAAATTGGACCAGGTTTATATGGCGTGAGAGATAAAGAAGGCAATTTTGATGAACAAGAATTTTTAGAAAAAGCAGCACTAGATGAAGTTAAGGCATTTGAATTAAAGTTAGCTCAAGGTGCTAAAACGAGAGGCGGACATATAGAAGGTCCTAAAGTTACAGAAGAAATTGCAGAGATTAGAAATGTAACGCCATTTGAAACAGTCAATTCACCAAATAGATTTGAATTTTTACATAATAACAAAGAATTGCTACAATTCGTTGAAAGACTAAGAAATTTATCTAATAAACCAGTTGGTATTAAAATCGTAGTCGGTAATATAGCTGACTTAAAATCTTTAATAAATGAAATGGTAACAAGCAATATCACACCTGACTTTATAACAGTTGATGGGGGAGAAGGTGGAACTGGTGCAACTTATCAAGAACTAGTCGACTCAGTTGGACTACCGTTATTTACAGCGTTACCATTACTAGATGCAGAACTTAAAAAGCATCAAATAAGAAATAAATTGAAAATATTCGCTTCTGGTAAGTTAATTACACCAGATCAAATTGCGATTGCACTTGGATTAGGTGCAGATTTAGTAAATGTAGCGAGAAGTTTAATGATTAATGTCGGTTGTATTATGTCAGAACAATGCCATACAAATAACTGTCCAGTAGGCGTAGCTACTACAGACCCTAAAAAAGAAGAAGCTTTAGTCGTATCAGAAAAAGAATACAGAGTTTCTAACTATATTGTAAGTTTGCATGAAGGCTTGTTTAACTTAGCAGCTGCAGTAGGGGTGAAAAGTCCTAACAATATTAAAGAAGAACACATATTATATAGAAGTTATAATGGTGATTTGATTAACGGATCCCAATATAAAAACAATTTGTATAAAGAAAAAAGTATATAA
- a CDS encoding glutamate-1-semialdehyde 2,1-aminomutase codes for MNFKNSEYLQTLSDEYILGGVNSPSRSYKAVGGGAPVVMKKGKGAYFYDVDGNKYIDYLQAYGPIITGHAHPHITKAIQDAAEDGVLFGTPTEYEITFAKKLREAIPSLEKLRFVNSGTEAVMTTIRVARSYTNRDKIIKFAGCYHGHSDLVLVAAGSGPSQLGTPDSAGVPKSVAQEVITVPFNDVDSFKEAMDHWGDQVAGVLVEPIVGNFGMVEPKEGFLEAVNDITHEHGGLVIYDEVITAFRFHYGAAQDLLGVYPDLTAFGKVIGGGLPIGAYGGRQDIMEHVAPLGPAYQAGTMAGNPLSMRAGIALLEVLEQPGVYDQLDKLGQQLEDGLLELIKKHQVKATINRIKGALTLYFTDEKIENYVQAENTDGEKFGKFFKAMLHQGINLAPSKYEAWFLTTEHTEEDINQTLKAADYAFSQL; via the coding sequence ATGAATTTTAAAAACAGTGAATACTTACAAACACTTTCAGATGAATATATTTTAGGTGGCGTTAACTCCCCTTCTCGTTCTTATAAAGCAGTTGGTGGTGGCGCACCTGTAGTAATGAAAAAAGGTAAAGGCGCTTACTTTTATGACGTAGATGGCAATAAGTATATTGATTATTTACAAGCATATGGTCCGATTATTACGGGTCACGCTCATCCACATATTACAAAAGCTATTCAAGATGCTGCTGAAGATGGCGTATTATTCGGTACACCTACTGAGTATGAAATAACTTTTGCTAAAAAATTACGTGAAGCTATTCCTTCATTAGAAAAACTAAGATTCGTTAACTCAGGTACTGAAGCAGTTATGACGACTATAAGAGTTGCACGTTCATATACTAACCGTGATAAAATCATTAAATTTGCTGGTTGTTATCATGGCCATTCTGATTTAGTACTTGTAGCTGCTGGTAGTGGCCCTTCTCAACTTGGTACACCAGACTCAGCAGGCGTTCCAAAAAGTGTTGCTCAAGAAGTTATAACAGTTCCTTTCAATGATGTTGATTCATTTAAAGAAGCAATGGATCATTGGGGTGATCAAGTAGCAGGCGTATTAGTAGAACCAATCGTAGGTAATTTCGGTATGGTAGAACCTAAAGAAGGTTTCTTAGAAGCAGTAAATGATATTACACATGAACATGGTGGTCTTGTAATCTATGACGAGGTTATAACTGCTTTTAGATTCCATTACGGAGCTGCTCAAGATTTACTTGGTGTTTATCCTGATTTAACTGCTTTTGGTAAAGTTATCGGAGGTGGATTACCAATAGGTGCTTACGGTGGTAGACAAGATATCATGGAACATGTTGCACCATTAGGACCTGCATACCAAGCCGGAACAATGGCAGGAAATCCATTATCAATGAGAGCGGGTATTGCTTTACTAGAAGTTTTAGAACAACCTGGCGTATATGATCAATTAGATAAACTTGGTCAACAATTAGAAGACGGGTTACTTGAGCTTATTAAAAAACATCAAGTTAAAGCTACAATTAATCGTATTAAAGGTGCATTAACTTTATACTTTACAGACGAAAAAATAGAAAACTATGTTCAAGCAGAAAATACAGACGGCGAAAAATTCGGTAAGTTCTTTAAAGCAATGTTACATCAAGGAATCAATTTAGCACCATCTAAATATGAAGCATGGTTCTTAACAACTGAACATACTGAAGAAGACATAAATCAGACATTAAAAGCTGCAGATTATGCTTTCTCTCAATTATAA
- the perR gene encoding peroxide-responsive transcriptional repressor PerR: MQQNIENVEHMLDDAIGTLRSTGVRITPQRQSILQYLIETDSHPTADEIYQSLSPQFPNMSVATVYNNLKVFKETGLVKELTYGDASSRFDFETHNHYHIICDQCGKISDFHYPRLDEVEQLAQHVTSFSVTHHRMEIYGVCPECQSKNKQKS, translated from the coding sequence ATGCAACAGAATATTGAGAATGTCGAACACATGTTAGACGATGCGATTGGAACTTTAAGAAGTACGGGTGTTAGAATTACACCTCAGAGACAATCAATTCTTCAATATTTGATTGAAACAGATAGTCATCCTACTGCTGATGAAATTTATCAGTCACTTTCACCACAATTTCCAAATATGAGTGTTGCTACAGTTTATAATAACTTAAAAGTATTCAAAGAAACTGGGCTTGTTAAAGAATTAACTTATGGTGATGCGTCAAGCCGTTTTGATTTCGAAACGCACAATCATTACCATATCATTTGTGATCAATGTGGTAAGATATCTGATTTTCATTATCCAAGATTAGATGAAGTGGAACAATTGGCTCAACATGTTACGAGCTTTTCAGTTACTCACCACAGAATGGAAATATATGGTGTTTGTCCGGAATGTCAAAGTAAGAACAAACAAAAAAGCTAA
- a CDS encoding aromatic acid exporter family protein, whose product MKFGARIFKTGIAIVLAIFIANLLPGPTMITTIAGISAMVAMQPSVYRSFKTVVEQFQGNVIGAITAVTIFSIFGNHVVFIGLTAIIIISILYKFNLQHVSNLAVVTALIILGHHEGDFYISACYRFLLVMTGVLSAFIVNFAFLPPKFETKMYYNSLNISTDIFKWFRLVLNGTTEFHYVKQDLENIRTRIVKLEQFYLYYKEERSYTKKQAFSQMRKKILFKEMISSTRRAYEVLRKMNRYENDIHNLDDNFKVQVKFEIDELMAHHEQILVRISQKAKHEIEHTPDYLVEPYKEDLMKIFMNEITNNPDQNDYYTENVMQVISAMLDYKATIQHLDKLSSSYFKYHPEDSDIQIADEDFDL is encoded by the coding sequence ATGAAATTTGGGGCAAGAATATTTAAAACGGGTATCGCTATTGTCCTTGCAATTTTTATTGCAAACTTACTGCCGGGACCAACCATGATCACAACTATTGCTGGGATATCAGCAATGGTCGCAATGCAACCTAGCGTTTATCGTTCTTTTAAAACCGTGGTTGAACAATTTCAAGGTAATGTAATAGGTGCAATTACTGCAGTTACGATCTTTTCTATTTTTGGCAATCACGTAGTCTTTATTGGTTTAACAGCAATAATCATTATCTCTATACTTTATAAATTTAATTTACAACATGTTTCAAATTTAGCTGTCGTTACTGCCCTGATTATACTTGGGCATCATGAAGGTGACTTCTACATTTCTGCATGTTATAGATTTTTACTTGTAATGACTGGGGTACTGAGTGCTTTTATAGTCAACTTTGCATTTTTACCACCAAAATTTGAAACGAAAATGTATTATAATTCTTTAAATATTTCTACTGATATTTTCAAATGGTTTAGACTTGTTTTAAACGGCACAACTGAGTTTCATTATGTTAAACAAGATTTAGAAAATATTAGAACTAGAATTGTGAAACTTGAACAATTTTATCTTTATTATAAAGAAGAGAGATCATATACAAAAAAACAAGCTTTTAGTCAAATGCGTAAAAAGATTTTGTTTAAAGAAATGATCTCATCTACTAGGCGTGCTTATGAAGTTTTAAGAAAAATGAATCGTTATGAAAATGATATTCATAACTTAGACGATAATTTCAAAGTTCAAGTGAAATTTGAAATTGATGAATTAATGGCACATCATGAACAAATACTTGTGAGAATTTCTCAAAAAGCAAAACATGAAATAGAGCATACACCTGATTATTTAGTAGAACCATATAAAGAAGACCTTATGAAGATTTTCATGAATGAAATTACAAATAATCCAGACCAAAATGACTACTATACTGAAAATGTTATGCAAGTTATATCAGCAATGTTAGATTACAAAGCTACAATTCAACATTTAGATAAATTATCTTCAAGTTACTTCAAATATCATCCAGAAGATAGCGATATCCAAATTGCGGATGAAGACTTTGATTTATAA